In Firmicutes bacterium ASF500, a single genomic region encodes these proteins:
- the thi4 gene encoding Thiamine thiazole synthase — protein MNDFRTQLAERCMQNDPPPCASVCPFGLDVRAFAGHMKRGAFSAAFRLYRDAVAFPGIVSRLCDQPCGQACVFSGQNGAIALRDLEAAAIAHAPNINPNRYSLPKRPGKIVIVGAGPSGLACALRLASKKYEVVILEREERMGGSLWGLLPEEVLLPELERQFMYETVDLRLSTPVTDLSRLEADAVYVATGREGNSFGLELSGQGACASRTEGFFLGGELTGGTVMEAIACGLLAAKAIERYLKIGTMNEPLRDWSTRFHPDPGLLSYTPPAPRTGEGVLTKEEAEAEAGRCQQCQCDACVKYCDLMRSYRKYPKRVEEEVATTIEPVSLSRKARLATRFIATCNHCGLCKQVCPVSLDTGAYLLDSHRRMVEEKAMPWAYHEFWLRDMEFSTGDASLVVNASKSGKPKYLLFPGCRLGGSDPQLVLDIFQVLLEREPESALFLSCCGAPAEWAGEEALHQRTVQYFAQVWESLGRPQVVFACLNCRQELARHLPQAEGISLYELLDRWELPVSQSGGGQTAAVFDPCPSRDFPEAREAARSLARKAGFRLEALPLEGEHAQCCGWGGQVEIANPKYAEGVTQNRIEASPLPYLVYCANCRDVFRRRDKAAAHLLRAILPGGEAGGLWDGSVPTATQSRDNRRWLKHQLLLQYKPEEARLMDTPQTGAPLLIAPELLEKMNLSYLLREDVELVVETCERTGTYLVNEETGTRLGHAMAGRLTVWAEYRNLENCRELVNVYAHRMRIMEGMGNV, from the coding sequence ATGAACGATTTCCGCACCCAGCTGGCGGAGCGGTGTATGCAGAACGACCCGCCGCCCTGCGCCTCGGTCTGCCCCTTCGGCCTGGACGTCCGGGCCTTCGCCGGACACATGAAGCGGGGGGCCTTCAGCGCCGCCTTCCGGCTGTATCGGGACGCGGTGGCCTTCCCCGGGATTGTCAGCCGGCTGTGCGATCAGCCCTGCGGCCAGGCCTGCGTCTTCTCCGGGCAAAACGGGGCCATCGCCCTGCGGGACCTGGAGGCGGCGGCCATCGCCCACGCCCCCAACATCAACCCCAACCGGTACAGCCTGCCCAAGCGGCCCGGGAAAATCGTCATCGTGGGCGCGGGGCCCAGCGGCTTGGCCTGCGCTCTGCGGCTGGCCTCGAAAAAGTACGAGGTCGTTATCCTGGAGCGAGAAGAACGTATGGGCGGCTCCCTGTGGGGCCTCCTCCCGGAGGAGGTCCTGCTGCCCGAGCTGGAGCGGCAGTTTATGTATGAGACGGTGGACCTCCGCCTCTCCACCCCTGTGACGGACCTGTCCCGGCTGGAGGCGGACGCCGTATATGTTGCCACTGGCCGGGAGGGAAATTCCTTCGGCCTGGAGCTGTCCGGCCAGGGGGCCTGCGCCTCCCGGACGGAGGGCTTCTTCCTGGGAGGGGAGCTGACGGGCGGGACCGTCATGGAGGCCATCGCCTGCGGACTGCTGGCGGCCAAGGCCATCGAGCGCTATCTGAAAATCGGGACCATGAACGAGCCCCTCCGGGACTGGTCCACCCGCTTCCACCCCGACCCCGGCCTTCTGTCCTACACGCCCCCCGCCCCCCGGACGGGAGAGGGCGTCCTCACCAAGGAGGAGGCCGAGGCCGAGGCGGGCCGGTGCCAGCAATGCCAGTGCGACGCCTGCGTCAAGTACTGCGACCTGATGCGGAGCTACCGCAAGTACCCCAAGCGGGTGGAGGAGGAGGTAGCCACCACCATCGAGCCGGTAAGCCTGTCCCGAAAGGCCCGGCTGGCTACCCGGTTCATCGCCACATGCAACCACTGCGGCCTGTGCAAGCAGGTCTGCCCCGTCTCCCTGGACACCGGGGCCTACCTCCTGGACAGTCACCGGCGGATGGTGGAGGAGAAGGCCATGCCCTGGGCCTATCACGAGTTCTGGCTGCGGGATATGGAGTTCTCCACGGGGGACGCCTCCCTGGTGGTCAACGCCTCTAAAAGCGGCAAGCCCAAGTATCTGCTTTTCCCCGGCTGCCGTCTGGGCGGCTCCGACCCCCAGCTGGTGCTGGACATCTTCCAGGTCCTTTTGGAGCGGGAGCCGGAGTCAGCCCTGTTCCTGTCCTGCTGCGGCGCTCCGGCGGAGTGGGCCGGGGAGGAGGCGCTTCACCAGCGGACCGTCCAGTACTTCGCCCAGGTCTGGGAGAGCCTGGGCAGGCCCCAGGTGGTCTTTGCCTGCCTCAACTGCCGCCAGGAGCTGGCCCGGCACCTGCCCCAGGCGGAGGGAATCTCCCTGTATGAGCTGCTGGACCGCTGGGAACTGCCCGTTTCCCAGTCCGGCGGAGGACAGACCGCCGCCGTCTTTGACCCCTGCCCCAGCCGGGACTTCCCGGAGGCCCGGGAGGCGGCGCGCTCCCTGGCCCGAAAGGCTGGCTTCCGGCTGGAGGCCCTCCCCCTGGAGGGGGAGCACGCCCAGTGCTGCGGCTGGGGGGGACAGGTGGAGATCGCCAACCCCAAATACGCCGAGGGAGTGACCCAGAACCGGATCGAGGCCAGCCCCCTGCCCTATCTGGTCTACTGCGCCAACTGCCGGGATGTGTTCCGCCGCCGGGATAAGGCCGCGGCCCATCTCCTGCGGGCCATTCTCCCCGGAGGGGAAGCGGGCGGGCTGTGGGACGGCTCCGTCCCCACCGCCACCCAGAGCCGGGACAACCGGCGCTGGCTGAAGCACCAGCTTTTACTGCAATACAAGCCGGAGGAGGCGCGTTTGATGGACACTCCCCAGACAGGGGCCCCTTTGCTCATCGCCCCGGAGCTGTTGGAAAAAATGAATCTCAGCTATCTGCTCCGGGAGGACGTGGAGCTGGTGGTGGAGACCTGCGAGCGGACCGGAACGTACCTGGTCAACGAGGAGACGGGCACCCGCCTGGGCCACGCCATGGCCGGACGGCTGACCGTCTGGGCGGAGTACCGCAATCTGGAAAACTGCCGGGAGCTGGTGAACGTATACGCCCACCGGATGCGGATTATGGAGGGAATGGGAAATGTCTAA
- a CDS encoding Phenylacetate-coenzyme A ligase, which yields MRRSVLQPWIGAETGCDSREALDRWQLARLREAVAYAKANSPFYREHLREVRPEDIVGRDSLSRIPFTTADQLRAGPQLWLCCGAAQVERIVTLKTSGTTSAPKRVFFRREDQERTVDFFAHGMGELVCPGDRVLILMPGKQPGSVGDLLERGLARAGVQAVQGGPVADIAACYGLLRASGCSCVVGIPAQVLGLAEYRTLLPPSERARLKSVLLSADAAHPALKRRVGELMGCEVFDHFGMTEMGFGVAVECSAHQGCHIRENHILVEVVDPETGAPLPDGQTGELVFTTLDRRAMPVLRYRTGDMGLLPAGPCPCGSFIRRMVPRGGRLRDRGRLWALDGVLLDCPGVVDYALEEGDGLSLTLLGVRPPELEEARRRLKQAGIEPVSLTSRAITGFSGTGMQKRTLSERSD from the coding sequence ATGAGGCGCAGTGTCCTCCAGCCCTGGATTGGGGCGGAGACAGGCTGTGACAGCCGGGAGGCGCTGGACCGCTGGCAGCTGGCGCGCCTGCGGGAGGCCGTCGCCTACGCCAAGGCCAACAGCCCCTTCTATCGGGAGCATCTGAGAGAGGTCCGGCCGGAGGACATCGTTGGCCGGGACAGCCTGTCCCGTATCCCCTTCACCACGGCGGACCAGCTGCGGGCCGGTCCCCAGCTCTGGCTGTGCTGCGGGGCCGCTCAGGTGGAGCGAATCGTCACCCTCAAGACCTCGGGCACCACCAGCGCCCCCAAGCGGGTCTTTTTCCGCCGGGAGGACCAGGAGCGGACGGTGGACTTCTTCGCCCACGGCATGGGGGAGCTGGTCTGTCCCGGGGACCGGGTGCTCATCCTCATGCCCGGCAAGCAGCCGGGGAGCGTGGGCGACCTGCTGGAGCGGGGGCTGGCCCGGGCCGGCGTTCAGGCGGTCCAGGGCGGGCCGGTGGCCGACATCGCCGCCTGTTATGGCCTGCTCCGCGCCTCCGGATGCAGCTGCGTCGTAGGCATCCCCGCCCAGGTGCTGGGGCTGGCGGAGTACAGGACCCTGCTCCCCCCCTCGGAGCGGGCCCGGCTGAAATCGGTGCTGCTCAGCGCCGACGCCGCCCACCCCGCCCTCAAGCGCCGGGTGGGGGAGCTGATGGGCTGTGAGGTCTTCGACCACTTCGGCATGACCGAGATGGGCTTCGGCGTGGCGGTGGAGTGCTCCGCCCACCAGGGCTGTCACATCCGGGAGAACCACATTCTGGTGGAGGTGGTGGACCCGGAGACGGGGGCCCCTCTCCCCGACGGCCAGACGGGGGAGCTGGTCTTTACCACCCTGGACCGGCGGGCCATGCCCGTTCTCCGCTACCGGACGGGGGACATGGGACTGCTTCCGGCGGGCCCCTGTCCCTGCGGCAGCTTCATCCGGCGGATGGTCCCCCGGGGCGGACGGCTCCGGGACCGGGGCCGCCTGTGGGCGCTGGACGGCGTCCTGCTGGACTGCCCGGGGGTGGTGGACTACGCCCTGGAGGAGGGGGACGGTCTGTCCCTCACCCTGCTGGGGGTCAGGCCCCCGGAGCTTGAGGAGGCCCGCCGCCGCTTAAAGCAGGCGGGGATTGAGCCGGTCTCCCTCACATCCCGGGCCATCACCGGCTTTTCCGGTACCGGGATGCAGAAACGAACCCTGAGCGAGAGGAGCGATTGA
- the moaA_4 gene encoding GTP 3',8-cyclase, with translation MHRTASVCPVCLKPIPAVRVERDGRYFQEKTCPEHGDFSTLVWQGSQALEDWTGPREETGAEDGLGCPQDCGLCGNHLRTTCCALLEVTSRCNLHCRFCFADSAQTQDPPLERVKGWIDDIARQTGGALLQLSGGEPTLRDDLPEITAYAKRAGCRYVQLNTNGLRLAEDPDYLRALVQAGLDIVFLQFDGVDDEIYRTLRGRALLKDKGAAILACAGENVGVVLVPTLVPGVNTHQIGDILRFGLAWSPTVRGVHFQPVSYFGRVPQLPEDGQRYTMGQLLDDIVDQTGGLFPRESLTPSSCDHPLCGLHGDYIALPKGEVYPLSSRNRPPAPCCCAPDPAQQNREYIGSRWSGPEEGCCCTPEADIHSLDGFLQWKQARGFTITSMNFQDAGNLDVERLRQCSLHVYRDGKLIPFCAAYLSPLAL, from the coding sequence ATGCACAGGACCGCAAGCGTCTGTCCCGTCTGCTTAAAGCCCATTCCGGCGGTACGGGTGGAGCGGGACGGGCGGTATTTTCAGGAAAAGACCTGCCCGGAGCACGGGGATTTCTCCACCTTGGTCTGGCAGGGCAGCCAGGCCCTGGAGGACTGGACCGGCCCCCGGGAGGAGACCGGGGCGGAGGACGGCCTGGGCTGTCCCCAGGACTGCGGCCTGTGCGGGAATCACCTGCGGACCACCTGCTGCGCCCTGCTGGAGGTGACCAGCCGGTGTAATCTCCACTGCCGCTTCTGCTTCGCCGACAGCGCTCAGACCCAGGACCCGCCTCTGGAGCGGGTGAAGGGCTGGATTGACGATATTGCCCGTCAGACCGGCGGGGCCCTGCTCCAGCTCAGCGGAGGGGAGCCCACCCTGCGGGACGACCTGCCCGAGATCACCGCCTATGCCAAGCGGGCCGGGTGCCGCTATGTCCAGCTGAACACCAACGGCCTGCGGCTGGCGGAGGACCCGGACTACCTCCGCGCCCTGGTCCAGGCGGGGCTGGATATCGTCTTTTTGCAGTTTGACGGGGTGGACGACGAGATCTACCGCACCCTCCGGGGCCGGGCGCTGCTGAAGGACAAAGGGGCGGCCATTCTGGCCTGCGCCGGGGAGAACGTGGGCGTCGTGCTGGTGCCCACCCTGGTGCCCGGGGTCAACACCCATCAGATTGGCGATATCCTCCGCTTCGGACTGGCCTGGAGCCCCACTGTCCGGGGGGTCCATTTCCAGCCGGTGAGCTACTTCGGCCGGGTGCCTCAGCTGCCGGAGGACGGACAGCGGTACACCATGGGCCAGCTCCTGGACGATATCGTAGACCAGACCGGCGGGCTGTTCCCCCGGGAGAGCCTGACACCCTCCTCCTGTGACCACCCCCTCTGCGGCCTCCACGGGGACTACATCGCCCTGCCCAAGGGGGAGGTCTACCCCCTGTCCAGCCGGAACCGGCCCCCCGCCCCCTGCTGCTGTGCCCCTGACCCGGCCCAACAGAACCGGGAGTACATCGGCTCCCGCTGGAGCGGGCCGGAGGAGGGCTGCTGCTGTACCCCGGAGGCGGACATTCACTCCCTGGACGGGTTTTTGCAGTGGAAGCAGGCCCGGGGCTTCACCATCACCTCCATGAACTTTCAGGACGCGGGCAATCTGGACGTGGAGCGCCTGCGCCAGTGCAGCCTTCACGTCTACCGGGACGGGAAGCTGATTCCCTTCTGCGCGGCGTATCTCTCGCCGCTGGCGCTGTGA
- the COQ5_6 gene encoding 2-methoxy-6-polyprenyl-1,4-benzoquinol methylase, mitochondrial yields MSGWWSPLFRDCGEGEKPGGLALTRRAAEYCSFGPDSRLLDVAAGAGETARYLRRTLGCQVAGLDSDPSRTYPEVRPGRAQALPFPDGTFDGVLIECALSQMDQPETVLGECARVLRPGGWLVLSDLYARRGNPAQTPLGRLDSRESLENRLLQSGLTPALFEDHTAALTALWAGALMSGEGCALSQTMRGPDWPEGVKTGYYLCTAQKGEA; encoded by the coding sequence GTGAGCGGCTGGTGGTCCCCCCTCTTCCGGGACTGCGGAGAGGGGGAGAAGCCGGGGGGGCTGGCCCTGACCCGGCGGGCGGCGGAGTACTGCTCCTTCGGCCCGGACAGCCGCCTGCTGGACGTGGCCGCCGGAGCCGGCGAGACGGCCCGCTATCTGCGCCGGACCCTGGGGTGCCAGGTTGCCGGCCTGGACAGCGACCCGTCCCGCACATACCCCGAGGTGCGCCCGGGCCGGGCCCAGGCCCTGCCCTTCCCCGATGGGACCTTCGACGGCGTGCTCATCGAGTGCGCCCTGTCCCAGATGGACCAGCCGGAGACCGTCCTGGGGGAATGCGCCCGGGTCCTGCGCCCGGGGGGCTGGCTGGTGCTGTCCGACCTGTACGCCCGAAGGGGCAATCCCGCCCAGACCCCGCTGGGCCGTCTGGACAGCCGGGAGAGCCTGGAAAACCGCCTGCTCCAGTCCGGGCTGACCCCCGCCCTCTTTGAGGACCACACCGCCGCCCTCACCGCCCTGTGGGCCGGAGCCCTCATGTCGGGGGAGGGGTGCGCCCTGTCCCAGACCATGAGGGGCCCAGACTGGCCGGAGGGGGTCAAAACCGGCTATTACCTGTGTACCGCACAGAAGGGGGAAGCCTGA
- the gpmA gene encoding 2,3-bisphosphoglycerate-dependent phosphoglycerate mutase yields MRTLYLIRHGQPLTNQRRTCGYAQDVPLSPEGRRQAEALALWAQGKEIQAVYASPLLRCRQTADILAGEYTPVYLEDDLREVDTGAWTGLTFEEIKARWPAEYERRGRALGTFPPPGGESFHQAGTRMERTIARLLAQSQGNLGVVAHGGINRGWLCRLLGRSPDQVMALPQPWGGLTEVRVDGDRLMVERLGVRPSPWPSREEIEALWETYHTPAPVRAHCEAVAMRAGELAGQTGLTLDLALLNAACLLHDLVRDRPGHARAGGERLVQEGWPEVGALVSVHHDLPREAGAEAALLFLADKLVQETRPVTLEERFQAKRAQCKTPEALNAWEERFRQAREAAERLNLL; encoded by the coding sequence ATGCGCACCTTATACCTTATCCGCCACGGACAGCCCCTGACGAACCAGCGCCGCACCTGCGGCTATGCCCAGGACGTGCCCCTGTCCCCAGAGGGGCGGCGTCAGGCGGAGGCCCTGGCGCTCTGGGCCCAAGGCAAAGAAATTCAGGCGGTATACGCCAGCCCCCTGCTGCGGTGCCGTCAGACCGCCGATATTCTCGCTGGAGAATATACACCGGTCTATTTGGAGGACGATCTCCGGGAGGTGGACACCGGGGCGTGGACCGGGCTGACCTTTGAGGAGATCAAAGCCCGCTGGCCCGCCGAGTATGAGCGGCGGGGCCGGGCGCTGGGGACCTTCCCTCCGCCTGGAGGCGAGAGCTTCCACCAGGCGGGGACCCGGATGGAGCGAACCATAGCCCGCCTGCTGGCCCAGTCTCAGGGGAATCTCGGGGTGGTGGCCCACGGCGGGATTAACCGAGGCTGGCTGTGCCGCCTGCTGGGCCGGTCCCCCGACCAGGTGATGGCCCTGCCTCAGCCCTGGGGCGGGCTCACTGAGGTGCGCGTGGACGGGGACCGCCTCATGGTGGAGCGTCTGGGGGTGCGGCCCTCCCCCTGGCCCAGCCGGGAGGAGATCGAAGCCCTCTGGGAAACATATCACACCCCCGCCCCCGTCCGGGCCCACTGTGAGGCGGTGGCCATGCGGGCCGGGGAGCTGGCCGGACAGACCGGCCTGACCCTGGACCTGGCGCTGCTGAACGCCGCCTGCCTGCTCCACGACCTGGTCCGGGACCGGCCCGGCCACGCCCGGGCCGGCGGGGAGCGGCTGGTCCAGGAGGGCTGGCCGGAGGTGGGCGCGCTGGTGTCCGTCCACCACGATCTGCCCCGGGAGGCCGGGGCGGAGGCCGCCCTGCTCTTCCTGGCCGACAAGCTGGTTCAGGAGACCCGGCCTGTCACCCTGGAGGAGCGGTTTCAGGCCAAGCGGGCCCAGTGCAAAACCCCCGAGGCCCTGAATGCCTGGGAGGAGCGCTTCCGCCAGGCCAGGGAGGCGGCGGAGCGGCTGAACCTACTGTAA
- the glmU_2 gene encoding Bifunctional protein GlmU produces MAELAGLILAAGVSSRMGTFKPMLTVDGQTMVRRVADMMRRAGADPIAVVTGYHSQALERHLTGVLFIRNERYYGTQMLDSLLLGLEGLPEDVRRVLVSPADIPLVEPGTVDALLAAEGDFVRPLFQGTPGHPVVLSRSLLPALRSYGGEGGLKGAVGALGIPVTDVAVDDRGTALDSDTRDEYAALLKYRRQQTNRPQPLQLDLHLGLQAETGFFTPRCAQFLELIQTTGSMLNACHCMHMSYSKGWTTINEMERQLGYPVLIRSQGGSNGGGSSLTEQGAALLSAYRRLQEDIQAYSQAAFEKYFPRDHQS; encoded by the coding sequence ATGGCAGAGCTGGCCGGACTGATTTTAGCCGCCGGGGTCTCCTCCCGGATGGGGACCTTCAAGCCCATGCTGACGGTGGACGGACAGACTATGGTCCGCCGGGTGGCGGACATGATGCGCCGGGCGGGGGCCGACCCCATCGCCGTTGTCACCGGCTATCACAGTCAGGCGCTGGAGCGCCACCTAACCGGCGTTCTCTTCATTCGGAACGAGCGCTACTACGGGACCCAGATGCTGGACTCCCTCCTGCTGGGGCTGGAGGGCCTGCCGGAGGATGTCCGGCGGGTGCTGGTTTCCCCCGCCGATATCCCCCTGGTGGAGCCGGGGACGGTGGACGCCCTGCTGGCGGCGGAGGGGGACTTCGTCCGCCCCCTGTTTCAGGGGACCCCCGGCCATCCGGTGGTGCTGTCCCGCTCCCTCCTCCCGGCCCTGCGGTCTTACGGCGGCGAGGGCGGCTTGAAGGGGGCCGTGGGGGCGCTGGGCATCCCGGTTACCGACGTAGCCGTGGACGACCGGGGCACCGCCCTGGACAGCGACACCCGGGACGAGTACGCCGCCCTGTTAAAATACCGCCGCCAGCAGACCAACCGGCCCCAGCCCCTCCAGCTGGACCTGCACCTGGGGCTCCAGGCGGAGACAGGCTTCTTCACCCCCCGGTGCGCCCAGTTTCTGGAGCTGATTCAGACCACCGGCTCCATGCTCAACGCCTGCCACTGTATGCATATGTCCTACTCCAAGGGCTGGACCACCATCAACGAGATGGAGCGCCAGCTGGGCTACCCCGTCCTCATCCGCAGTCAGGGGGGGAGCAACGGCGGCGGCTCCAGCCTGACTGAGCAGGGCGCGGCCCTCCTCTCCGCCTACCGCAGGCTCCAGGAGGACATCCAGGCCTACAGTCAAGCGGCCTTTGAAAAATATTTTCCCCGCGATCATCAATCATAA
- the moaA_5 gene encoding GTP 3',8-cyclase — MTDTFGRTVDYLRLSVTDLCNYRCQYCMPEEGVCKRRHEDILSAEECVEVVRAAAKCGVTKVRLTGGEPLVRRGILDICRGIAALPEIKELCLTTNGALLPQLAKPLREAGVDRLNISLDTLRPDRFAAMTRTGSLDQALAGLAAAGEAGFTDLKLNAVLIGGFNDDEVGDFLALTRDKPWELRFIELMPMGPCAGWEKRCFLSSADVLSRFPELEPIESQGVALRYRLPGARGTVGFISPLSHTFCAQCRRLRVTADGKLKSCLHSREEISLKGLRGPGLEEAIRQGILQKPQEHHLTERPSDTPRNMNQIGG; from the coding sequence ATGACCGACACATTTGGCCGGACGGTGGACTATCTGCGCCTGTCCGTCACCGACCTGTGCAACTACCGGTGTCAATACTGCATGCCGGAGGAGGGGGTGTGCAAGCGGCGGCACGAGGACATTCTCTCCGCGGAGGAGTGCGTGGAGGTGGTCCGGGCGGCGGCGAAGTGCGGCGTCACCAAGGTCCGCCTCACCGGCGGGGAGCCCCTGGTCCGCCGGGGAATTTTAGACATCTGCCGGGGTATCGCCGCCCTGCCAGAGATCAAGGAGCTGTGCCTGACCACCAACGGGGCCCTTCTGCCCCAGCTGGCCAAGCCCCTCCGGGAGGCGGGGGTGGACCGGCTGAACATCAGCCTGGACACCCTGCGGCCCGACCGGTTCGCCGCCATGACCCGGACCGGCTCCCTGGACCAGGCGCTGGCCGGCCTGGCCGCCGCCGGGGAGGCCGGATTTACCGATTTAAAACTGAACGCCGTCCTCATCGGCGGCTTCAACGACGACGAGGTGGGCGATTTCCTGGCCCTGACCAGAGACAAGCCCTGGGAGCTGCGCTTCATCGAGCTGATGCCCATGGGCCCCTGCGCCGGGTGGGAGAAGCGCTGCTTCCTGTCCAGCGCCGACGTGCTGTCCCGCTTCCCGGAGCTGGAGCCCATTGAGTCCCAGGGGGTGGCCCTGCGGTACCGCCTGCCCGGGGCCAGGGGGACGGTGGGCTTTATCTCCCCCCTGAGCCACACTTTCTGCGCCCAGTGCCGCCGCCTCCGGGTGACGGCGGACGGCAAGCTGAAAAGCTGTCTCCACAGCCGGGAGGAAATTTCCCTCAAGGGCCTCCGGGGCCCCGGGCTGGAGGAGGCCATCCGTCAGGGGATTCTGCAAAAGCCCCAGGAGCACCACCTGACGGAGCGCCCCAGCGACACCCCCCGGAACATGAATCAGATTGGAGGCTAG
- the moaC gene encoding Cyclic pyranopterin monophosphate synthase, translated as MEELTHFNDQGRARMVDVTGKAVTHRTAVAQGEIHMNGETFSRIQAGTIKKGDVLAVAQVAGIQAAKHTWELIPMCHPLPLTGVDISFRLFENPFRVEITAQVTCSGVTGVEMEALTAVSAAALTIYDMCKAVQKDMRMEHIRLLSKSGGKSGDHQIKE; from the coding sequence ATGGAGGAGCTGACCCACTTCAACGACCAGGGCCGGGCCCGGATGGTGGACGTGACCGGTAAAGCCGTCACCCACCGCACCGCCGTGGCCCAGGGCGAGATCCATATGAACGGGGAGACCTTTTCCCGCATCCAGGCCGGGACCATCAAAAAAGGGGACGTGCTGGCGGTGGCCCAGGTGGCGGGCATCCAGGCGGCCAAGCACACCTGGGAGCTCATCCCCATGTGCCACCCCCTGCCCCTCACGGGCGTCGACATCTCCTTTCGCCTTTTTGAAAACCCCTTCCGGGTGGAGATCACCGCCCAGGTCACCTGTTCCGGGGTCACCGGGGTGGAGATGGAGGCCCTCACCGCCGTCTCCGCCGCCGCATTGACCATCTATGACATGTGCAAGGCGGTCCAGAAGGACATGCGCATGGAACACATCCGCCTGCTGTCCAAATCCGGCGGCAAGAGCGGGGACCATCAGATTAAGGAGTGA
- the cinA_2 gene encoding Putative competence-damage inducible protein, with protein MKQIRTEEAVGHVLCHDMTQIIKDQFKDARFRKGHVVTEEDIPVLLSMGKEHLYVWEMTPDMLHEDEGAARLAALCRNEHMTLSGPKEGKIEVFAGCDGLFLVDSQRLTAVNSVGDVMIATRHGNTTVRKGDKLAGTRVIPLIIPEEVLQRTEAAAGPEPLLSLHPWKRKTAAIIVTGNEVKKGLIQDTFSPVVAEKLASYGVETRSVVQSGDGVEAVAQAVNEARASGVDIIVCTGGMSVDPDDSTPGGIKATGAEIISYGAPVLPGAMFLLGYFDDGAPVMGLPGCVMYAGATVFDLVLPKIVADVPVTRADLAAMGEGGLCLGCKPCRYPVCPFGK; from the coding sequence ATGAAGCAGATCCGCACCGAGGAGGCCGTGGGACACGTCCTCTGCCACGACATGACCCAGATCATCAAGGACCAGTTCAAGGACGCCCGGTTCCGCAAGGGCCACGTGGTCACGGAGGAGGATATCCCTGTCCTGCTGTCCATGGGCAAGGAGCACCTGTATGTCTGGGAGATGACCCCCGATATGCTCCATGAGGACGAGGGGGCCGCCCGCCTCGCCGCCCTGTGCCGGAATGAGCACATGACCCTCTCCGGCCCCAAGGAGGGGAAGATTGAGGTCTTTGCCGGCTGTGACGGCCTGTTCCTGGTGGACAGCCAGCGGCTCACCGCGGTCAATTCGGTGGGGGACGTGATGATCGCCACCCGCCACGGGAACACGACGGTCCGCAAGGGGGACAAGCTGGCGGGCACCCGGGTGATCCCCCTGATTATCCCGGAGGAGGTCCTGCAAAGGACGGAGGCGGCGGCGGGGCCCGAGCCCCTGCTGTCCCTCCACCCCTGGAAGCGGAAAACCGCCGCCATCATCGTCACCGGGAACGAGGTGAAAAAGGGCCTCATTCAGGACACCTTCTCCCCCGTGGTGGCGGAGAAGCTGGCCTCTTACGGCGTGGAGACCCGCTCCGTGGTCCAGTCGGGGGACGGGGTAGAGGCGGTGGCCCAGGCGGTCAATGAGGCCAGGGCCAGCGGAGTGGACATCATCGTCTGCACCGGCGGCATGAGCGTGGACCCGGACGACAGCACCCCCGGCGGCATCAAGGCCACCGGCGCGGAGATTATCTCCTACGGCGCGCCCGTCCTCCCTGGGGCTATGTTCCTCCTGGGCTATTTCGATGACGGCGCCCCCGTCATGGGCCTGCCCGGCTGTGTCATGTACGCCGGGGCCACCGTGTTCGACCTGGTGCTCCCCAAAATCGTGGCCGACGTGCCCGTTACCCGGGCCGACCTGGCCGCTATGGGCGAGGGCGGGCTGTGCCTGGGCTGTAAGCCCTGCCGGTATCCCGTCTGCCCCTTTGGGAAGTGA
- the modA gene encoding Molybdate-binding protein ModA has protein sequence MKKLLSFTLALAALLTLTACAPKPEETELHIFAAASMTEVLDEFIEAYSAVDPHVTIIPTYDSSGTLLTQIQEGADCDLFISASPKQMDALDEAGSLLEGTRVDLLENKVTLAVPQGNPKGIESFDQLARLLESRDILLAVGNSDVPVGQYTQKIFAYYGLDEASLAGALTYGSNVKEVTTQVSEGTVDCGIIYATDAFSAGLTVVDSATEEMCGQVIYPAAVLAGSKHPEEARAFLDLLRGNSTRDDAVRKMFEAVGFSPIR, from the coding sequence ATGAAAAAGCTGTTGTCCTTTACCCTGGCTCTGGCCGCGCTCCTGACCCTGACCGCCTGCGCCCCAAAGCCCGAGGAGACGGAGCTCCACATATTCGCCGCCGCCTCCATGACGGAGGTCCTGGACGAATTCATTGAGGCCTACAGTGCGGTGGACCCCCATGTGACTATCATCCCCACCTACGACTCCTCCGGCACCCTCCTCACCCAGATTCAGGAGGGGGCGGACTGCGACCTGTTCATCTCCGCCTCCCCCAAACAGATGGACGCTCTGGACGAGGCCGGCTCCCTGCTGGAGGGGACCCGGGTGGACCTTCTGGAGAACAAGGTGACCTTGGCCGTCCCCCAGGGCAACCCCAAGGGGATTGAGAGCTTTGACCAGCTGGCCCGGCTGCTGGAGTCCAGGGACATACTGCTGGCTGTGGGCAACAGCGACGTGCCGGTGGGGCAGTACACCCAGAAAATTTTCGCTTACTACGGCCTGGACGAAGCGTCTTTGGCCGGAGCCCTCACCTACGGCTCCAACGTGAAGGAGGTCACCACCCAGGTGTCCGAGGGGACGGTGGACTGCGGCATCATCTACGCCACAGACGCCTTCTCCGCCGGGCTGACGGTGGTGGACAGCGCCACGGAGGAGATGTGCGGCCAGGTAATCTACCCCGCCGCCGTTCTGGCCGGCAGCAAGCATCCGGAGGAGGCCAGGGCTTTTCTGGACTTGCTCCGGGGCAATTCCACCCGGGATGACGCCGTCAGGAAAATGTTTGAGGCGGTTGGGTTTTCCCCCATACGATGA